TGGAAGCCTTCCGGGTTTCCAAGACAAAAGCTACACACTGGTCATACAGCGCATCACGGTCTGATCCACCGTCGCCACCATCTTCAAAACCACGGCTGGATGGTTCTTCATCAAATGGTGTCAGGATCTCTTCGACATAATTTGGTGAACCACGTTCACGCCATGCATCACAGATCCGGTTGACTTCATCATCGGCAATAAACGCACCATGTACACGCTCAGGTTCAATTTTACCCGGGCCGAGGAATAGCATGTCACCATGACCGAGCAAGTCTTCTGCACCACCTGCATCCAGAATGGTACGCGAATCGATCTTGGAGTTCACACGTAGCGCGACACGCGTTGGAATATTGGCTTTGATCAGACCGGTGATCACATCTACTGATGGACGCTGGGTCGCAAGCAACAGGTGAATACCGGCCGCACGTGATTTTTGTGCCAGACGGGTAATCATTTCTTCGGCTTTTTTACCGACCTGCATGATCATATCCGCGAATTCATCCGCGACAATCACAATAGAAGGCAACGGTGTTAACCGCGGCGCACGTTCACCGACAACAGAATCGCTGGCTTTCCAGGTTGGATCGATCAGGTCTTCACCATTGGCAATTGCCTCTTCCACCTTGCGGTTATAGTCGCTCAGTTTACGGATTTTCAGGAAAGACATCAGTTTATAACGACGTTCCATTTCATTGACACACCAGTTCAATGCGCTGACCGCATCTTTCATATCGGTAACTACAGGCGTCAACAAATGTGGAATATCATTATAGTTCGCCAGTTCTAGCTGCTTCGGATCGATCAGAATAAGACGCAATTCATCTGGGGTATATTTCAGCAACATCGATAGAATCATCGAGTTGACCGCCACTGATTTACCCGAACCTGTGGTCCCTGCCACCAGCATATGCGGCGCTTTCCCCAGATCAGCAATCACCGGATTACCGGAAATATCCTTACCCATTGCCATAGAGAGAATACTATTCGGATCAGTAAAGGCTGGAATGGTCAAAAGTTCGATCAAACGGACCATTTCACGGGTACTGTTTGGTACTTCAATTCCGATATACGGTTTGCCCGGAATGACTTCAACCACACGCACTGATGCCATCGACATCGAACGTGCCAGATCACGCGAAATATTCGTCACTTTAGAGGCTTTTACCCCTGGCGCCAGATCCAGTTCAAAACGTGTCACGACTGGGCCTGGCTGTGCTTCTACCACCTTGGCTTTGACGTTGAATTCCTGCAACTTGATTTCAAGCAGCTCAGATAAACGTGCCAGCTGCTCTTCGGTAAAATTCACTTTTTTATTAGGATCGACCTCATCCAGTAAATCCAGGCCTGGAAGCGGCGATAAATCTTTACGGCGCTCTGCCACCTGCATGGCACGTGACATCGGACGGCCTGAAGCATCGGTTAAAGGTGCATCAAAATCAAACTCGTCTTCATCATGTGGTTTACCAGCCGTTTCTTGCCAAGCTTCTACAAATTCTTCTTTAGATAAAGCCTCGCGTACTGCTGCATGAGTTGCAGAAGGAGGAGATGCTGGTTGCTCTATACCCTGATGCTGAATCGGGGCCTGAACAAAAGCAGAAGACTGGGCATAGCTAGAGCTGCGTACCGGCTGGCTTGGCTCTTCTTCAATCAGCAAATCACCCAGGTCATCCAGATCGGCCTGTAATGCGCTATTTTTCACGACATGTGCCGTTGTCATAGATGCCATGACAGGTGCAACATTGGTCATGTCTTCTACAATTCTTGACGTTTTTTCAGGCGGCGCGGTATTGAATGGGCTATGCACATCTGTCGCAGTTTTGCCTTGCGGAACTGCAGCCAGAAGTTCATCAAAGATTTCATCATCATCCCAGTCCAGGCCTGTATGTGGAGCCGATGCGGTTCTGGTGTGAGCATGAGTCTGTGCTGAAACAGGTTGAGGAGCGGTTATATGTGAGACTGGAGAATTAAGCTGTTCTTCTTCGGCTGCTTTGAGTAAGGCATCAATATCCTGTTTATGGCGCTGATCTTCATTTGAATGTAAGGCACGCCACACCTCGCCTGTCGCTACCACACGATCCGGCTGTTGAGGCACTTGCTGTACTTGCTTAAATGTCTCGACTGGCTCAGGAGCCTGCTGCTCAGCCTCAGGAATATCCTCATAAAACTGCGGTTGTTGTGATTCTTTATCGGCAAAATCATCAAATAAGCGTTCAGCCACCTGATCGCGCACCACCGGATCTATTTCTACCAGTTGATGCTCAGGCGCAGGTGTTACTGCAACCGCTACTTTTTTTGCACTAATGACTGGCTCTTTTTTGGCGACAGGTGCAGTCCGGTCAAAATCAGACATGCCTTCAGGCACATTGCGGTAGAACAGGTCTTGTAAATAAGCAGGGGTTGCTTTGAGGCTGCTCCAGGTCTTGTTCCACTTCACCCCAAAAGCCAAAGTAAATAACACCACCCAAAGCACCAGCAGGAAGAATGCTGCACCATAGACTGTCAGCAGTTGTTCCAGACTCTGACCTAATTCATAGCCAATAATACCGCCGGAAGAATTATCCAGCGTATCAGCAGGAACTTGCCAGAATAAAAACAATAGCGCTGAGGTGGTCAGTAACAGGAAGAATTGCGCAGCATAGCGAAATGGCCGGTTCAGGAAGCTGCGCGGCCACCAGACCTGAATTGCTTCCATAAACAGATAGACAGGGATCAGCAGACTTGCCCAACCGAGAAAGCCAAACAAAAGGTCTGCAATCCAGGCACCCGCTACCCCACTGGCATTCGAAACCGTCTGCGTATCACTCGAGATATGCATCCACCCCGGATCAAATGGCGTATAGGTCACTGTTGCAAGAAACAGATAAATCCCAAATGAGACTAAAAATAATGTCATTACTAAGCGCTGTGCATAGGCACTCGACACCGCTGTCATATACTGTCCTGTAACCAATTCTTCATGAATATTCTTTTGCTTCAATGCTTGAAAAAAGCGACGCAATAAAATGTATATTATGCACCTGTTCTGTGAAAAAAGATGCACTATTGTGCAAGCACAATGTTACTTATGCTATATAGCCCAAATCGATTTCAATGATCAATAATATCGACTTTAATCTCACACCACTGTTATACAGTTTCACGTATAATTCAATAAATTTCTAAATAAAAAAGGATACAGCTGATGAGCGCACGTCACTCACGACTGATTATTTTAGGTTCTGGCCCTGCAGGCTATAGCGCAGCAGTATATGCAGCGCGTGCAAACTTGAAACCTACCCTGATTGCAGGCTTGCAACTGGGCGGTCAGCTGACCACGACGACTGACGTCGATAACTGGCCGGGTGATCCCGAAGGTTTGACTGGTCCCGCATTGATGGAACGTATGCAGGCACATGCAGAGCGTTTTGGCACTGAAATCGTGTATGACCATATCAATGAAGTGGATCTTAGCCAGCGCCCGTTCGTGTTAAAAGGCGATATGGAAGAATTCACCTGTGATGCCCTGATTATCTGTACCGGTGCAACTGCCCAATACCTCGGTCTGGAATCTGAAGCAGCCTATATGGGTCAAGGTGTCAGTGCTTGCGCAACCTGTGATGGTTTCTTCTATAAAAACCAGAAAGTAATGGTCGTAGGTGGTGGTAATACTGCTGTTGAAGAAGCGTTGTATTTATCTAACATTGCTTCTCACGTGACTCTGGTTCACCGTCGTGATTCCTTACGTTCCGAAAAAATCTTGCAAGATCATTTATTTACCAAAGAAAAAGAAGGCAAGATCAGCATTATCTGGAACCATCAGGTCGATGAAGTACTCGGTGATGCACAATCTGGTGTGACCTCAGTTCGTATTAAATCAACGCAAGATGACTCTACTCAAAACATTGATGTGACGGGTATGTTTGTGGCGATTGGTCACAAGCCAAATAGCACCATGTTCGAAGGCCAGTTAGAACTTCGTGACGGCTATATCCAGGTGCAAAGCGGTACTGCAGGTAATGCAACACAAACGTCGGTACCGGGTGTATTCGCAGCCGGTGATATTGCAGACAGCATTTATCGTCAGGCGATTACTTCTGCGGGGTCAGGCTGTATGGCTGCACTGGATGCGGAAAAATATCTTGATGCGATGGGTAAACTAGACTAAGCAGCAAGAATAAAAACGCCGTCCATTATGGGCGGCTTTTTTATTGCTAGAATGAGATGATGATTTATCTATAGATTTATATCGGGTCTGCCATGTCTTTACTTCCTCCCTCAGAATTCATTTTTCCCAATCCGGTCGAGGTTGATCCTGAAGGTGAAGGCCTGATTTGTATTGGTGCAGACCTCTCCCCTTCCACACTTTATGAAGCCTATACGCATGGATTATTTCCCTGGTTTTCAGAAAGTGATCCGATTTGCTGGTGGAGTCCGGAACCACGCTGCATTATTCGCCCCGAAGATTATCATCCGAGCAAATCCCTGCTACGTAATATGAAAAAGCAGGACTATAAAATTACGGTCAATCATGCTTTTGAAAGAGTGATTCGTTCCTGCTCCCTACCTCGTGCTTATGCAGACGACACCTGGATCAGTGAAGATATTATCGCAGGCTATTGCGACATGTTTGACGCAGGATATAGCTATAGCATTGAAGTCTGGGATGAAGATCGCGTCGTGGGTGGACTTTATGGTGTGACCATCGGTCAAGGCTGTTTTGGTGAATCCATGTTTAGTACGCAAACCGATGTTTCTAAAATGGCTTTCTATACTTTAATGCTGATTGGACAGGAAAATAAACTACCCTGGATCGACTGCCAACTGGTCAACGATCATCTTTTAAGCCTAGGTGCCTGCACACTTTCTCGCCAAGCCTATCTTAATTCTTTACAAGATATTGTAAAAAAGCCTGCGATTGATTGGAAAAAGTATCAGGAAGGTGTATTTTCAAGTAAAACAATAGCGCAAAACGCGCGCTTAAGTGAATGAAAATAACAGAGGGTAGTTGTTATGAACTCTTATCAGCCAAAGGCCCTACTGAACGATTTACAGTATTATATTACGCCGCCGCATGATTGCAGCTATCTGCCCAACAAGTCGGCGCGCATGGTTTTTCTGGATCCCGCACATCGAATTGATGTCGTAACTTTATCGGAACTGTCACGTACCGGTTTCCGTCGCAGTGGTGATTTCGTGTATCGCCCCGAATGTCATTTGTGTCGTCAATGTCTGTCTTCGCGTGTGCCTGTTGCTGAATTCCGCATGAACAGTTCACAAAAAAAAGCCTGGAAACGTAATCAGGATCTGGTGATAAAAATTACCAGTCCAGAGCACGCCGGGGACCTACATTATGCGCTGTATGAACGCTATATCAATGAACGCCACGCAGATGGCGATATGTTCCCACCCACCCGGGATCAGTTCGAAAAATTTTTATTGCAAAGCTGCACCGACAGCTTCTTTCTAGAATTATGGCAAGGTGAGCGTCTAATCAGCGTTTCCACTTGCGACCTGCTGGATGATGGCATCTCTGCCGTTTATACCTTCTTTGATCCGGATGAAAATCGTCGTTCACTCGGTGCTTTTGCAATCTTGAAACAGATTGAACATGCACAAAAGCTGGGCTTGCAATTTATCTATCTGGGTTATTGGGTGCCACATTCCAACAAGATGAATTACAAATCTCAGTATCTGCCACTGGAACTCTTGATCGATGGACAATGGCGACGTTTAAATCATGCATTGAGTGCCACGGAGATTCAGCACTTGGGAAACTCATTAATGACGACCTTACCCAGCGGATGGAATCACCAGATTATTAAATAAGGTCGTCAGTTTGTATTATTTAAATAGACTAGCAAAATCATCTGTACATGCTTTCACCATAATGATGGCATGTTCACGGCTTCCGTTGGCATTTGGATAATAGTTCTTACGCAGATCAATCTGATGAAAGCCTGATTTTTCATAAAGCTTGATCGCAGCCTGATTACTCTCGCGCACTTCCAGGAAAATCTGCACCGGATTATTTTTTAGCATCGTCACTGAAGCCTCCAGCAACTGATAGCCCAAACCCTGACCTTGCTGTGCCGGATCAATTGCCATGAGCAATAAATTGGCTTCATCCAGCACCGGTTGTAAAATACAAAATCCGGCCACCTGCCCTTGCACTTCAATCACGGTACTTTGATAAGCCGTTACAGCATCTTCGAACTGTTTGAAAGTCCAGGGATGTGATTGAACTGATTTTTCAATCTTTGCAACGACTTCTACATCCGCTGCTTGCATTAAACGAATCATCTTCGTTCATCTTATATAGAATCAACCTCCGCATTATAGAAACTTCATCCAAAAAATCGAGCAAAAAAAAGAGCGATTTTAGTCGCTCTCCAATCTTCAGTTCTGTCACAAACCCAATTTGGCTTTCCAGGTCGCCAACAGTTGATCTGTATAATGATCATTCGGATGGAATCCCGGTTTAAAATACATCAGCATTTCTTTCGCCATACCCGTAATGACACCTTTAGAAGGACTATAGGCATAGGTATAAATGGCTTTTAAGGACTCAAGATTAAACTGCTGATCCTGTTTAAGCAAACGGGCGAGGAAATAGCTTTGCACCACAAATAAGGTTGCCATTGCGATGACCAAGGAAGACGTACGCAATGCATAGGCTTTTAATCCTTTGCCAAAAACCCCTTCGAAGACATCATAAGCCACTGCCTTATGTTCATTTTCCTCGATAGCATGCCATAACCACATGGTTTTCATGGTTTCATCTGTCATCAATTCCTGAATGTGGCTATTGGTCAAAAGCTGTGAGGCAATGGTTGCAGTGAAATGCTCAAGTGCCGTAGTTGCAGTCAAATCTACCATTTCTTGGGTAATTCCCACAGGCTTACCCAGTTTAGCCATGACTTTACGTGTCGTTTGAATGACTTTATCGGTATAACGATCAAGCGTCTCGACATCATGCCCATGTTTTTGCGCAGAAGTATTAAAGCCGATATGCTCGTGAGTATGCATGGCTTCCTGACCAATAAAAGCAGAAATTTCTTTTTGTAATGCTTCATTATTGGCAATTGCAGGATGGTTACGTACCGCGCGGACTGAATCTATAAAAAACTTTTCACCTGCTGGAAATAGCGCAGATAATGCGGTCATAAAATGAGTGAGACCTGCTGAACCATTCATCCAATATTCCGGTACAGCATCAAAATCAAAGTTCATGCGACGAACTGGAAAACTTGCACCCGCACGATTGGTAATATTTACTTTCGCATTCATGTGACCACTCCCATCAGGCCAATCCAGGCCCAAAAATGTAAGATTCATATTCTTATCTGTATATTACGTGGTAATTTTTTTTACATAAGTGCAGTTTAGGTCAAGCCAATATCAGATAAGGACAGCTTTTAAAATCATTGTCCGACAATCTATTTTTAGTTTTATAAAAAGTTTGAATCAAAAAAAAGCGCCTCAAAGAGGCGCTTTTCTTACACAATCAGCGATTATGCAGTTACTTTAGCAACTACACCAGCACCAACCGTACGACCGCCTTCACGGATCGCAAAACGTAGACCTGGGTCCATTGCGATCGGGTGGATTAGCTCTACTGACATCTCAACGTTGTCACCAGGCATAACCATTTCCACGCCTTCTTTAAGCGCGATCGCACCAGTTACGTCCGTAGTACGGAAGTAGAACTGTGGACGGTAACCGTTAAGGAATGGAGTGTGACGACCACCTTCTTCTTTAGAAAGTACGTATACTTCTGCATCGAATTTAGTGTGTGGCTTGATCGCACCTGGTTTAGTCAATACTTGACCACGTTGTACGTCTTCACGCTTAGTACCACGAAGAAGAACACCACAGTTCTCGCCCGCACGACCTTCGTCAAGAAGTTTACGGAACATCTCTACGCCAGTTACTGTAGTAGTTTGAGTATCACGGATACCAACGATTTCTACAGACTCACCTACTTTAACGATACCAGTCTCTACACGGCCAGTTACTACTGTACCACGACCAGAGATTGAGAATACGTCTTCAATTGGCATAAGGAATGGAAGGTCAATTGCACGCTCTGGCTCTGGAATGTAAGAGTCAAGTGCTTCAACAAGCGCAACTACCGCTGGCTCGCCGTATTGGCTGTCATCACCGTTAAGCGCAAGAAGAGCAGAACCACGAATTACTGGAGTGTCATCACCCGGGAAGTCGTAAGTAGAAAGAAGTTCACGAACTTCCATTTCAACTAGCTCAAGAAGCTCTTCATCGTCTACAAGGTCGCATTTGTTCAAGAATACAACGATGTAAGGTACACCTACCTGACGAGAAAGCAGGATGTGTTCACGAGTCTGTGGCATAGGACCATCAGTCGCAGCACATACAAGGATCGCGCCGTCCATCTGAGCAGCACCAGTAATCATGTTTTTAACATAATCGGCGTGGCCCGGGCAATCTACGTGAGCGTAGTGACGAGTTGGAGAATCGTATTCTACGTGTGAAGTATTAATTGTAATACCACGTGCTTTTTCTTCTGGTGCAGAGTCGATTGCAGCGTAGTCTTTCGCTTCGCCACCGAATTTCTTCGCACATACAGTTGCAATTGCAGCTGTTAAAGTTGTTTTACCATGGTCAACGTGACCAATTGTGCCCACGTTAACGTGTGGCTTATTACGTTCAAACTTAGCCTTAGCCATGAGATCTTCCTTTTTAAACTACTCATGCAGGATCACTGCATGAGCACTTGGGTTTAACTATGAATTAGTTTGGGCTTATAGTAATCGAAAGATTACTCGTCGTCACCTTTTTTACCGCCAGATTGGAACTTAGAAATGATGCCTTCAGCCACGTTACGTGGAGTTTCAGCATATTTAGCAAATTCCATAGAGTAAGTCGCACGACCTTGAGACATAGAACGCATATGAGTTGCGTAACCAAACATCTCAGCCAATGGAACTTCAGCACGAATGGCTTTAGTACCACCAGGAAGATCGTCCATACCCTGAACCATACCACGACGACGGTTTAAGTCACCCATGATATCGCCCATGTAGTCTTCTGGAGTTTCTACTTCAACTTTCATGATCGGTTCAAGAAGGATAGGATCCGCTTTCATGAAACCATCACGGAAGGCATAAGAACCCGCCATTTTAAACGACAATTCGTCAGAGTCGACGTCATGGTAAGAACCGTCAAACAATGTCGCTTTAATGCCAACTACTGGGTAGCCAGCCAAAACGCCATTCTTCATACGTTCTTGAATACCTTTGTCAACCGCGCCGAAGAATTCTTTAGGTACAACACCACCTACAACTTCTTCAACGAATTCGTAATCTTTTTCAGATTCAGGATCCATCGGCTCTAAACGTACATATACGTGACCGAATTTACCTTTACCACCTGTTTGACGTACGAATTTACCTTCTTGCTCAACAGACTTTTTGATCGTTTCACGGTAAGAAACCATTGGCTTACCAATGTTCGCTTCAACACCGAATTCACGCTTCATACGGTCAACAATGATGTCAAGGTGAAGCTCACCCATACCAGCAATAATCGTTTGACCAGATTCTTCGTCTGTACGAACGCGGAATGATGGATCTTCTTTCGCCAAGCGACCTAAAGCAACTGACATTTTTTCTTGGTCAGCTTTAGTTTTAGGCTCAACTGCAAGTGCAATTACTGGCTCTGGGAATTCCATACGCTCTAGTGTAATTACGTGGTTTTCATCACATAATGTATCACCAGTAGTCGTATCTTTAAGACCTACACATGCCGCGATGTCGCCCGCACGAATTTCTTCGATATCATGACGATCGTTTGCGTGCATCTGTACGATACGGCCAACACGCTCACGCTTCATTTTTACTGGATTATAACACGGGCTACCCGCTTTAAGAACACCAGAATAAACACGTACGAACGTTAAGTTACCAACGAATTTGTCGTTCATGATTTTGAACGCTAACGCAGCAAACGGTGCTTCGTCAGACGCTTCACGAGAACCTTCAGACTCAGCTTTGTCATCAAGGATACCCTTGATCGCTTCAACGTCAGTCGGTGCTGGCAAGAATTCAATTACTGCGTCCAACATACGTTGAACACCTTTGTTCTTGAATGCTGAACCACAAAGCATTGGTTGGATTTCGTTCGCCAATGTACGCTTACGGATACCACCAACGATTTCTTCTTTAGTCAGCTCTTCGCCTTCTAGGTACTTGTCCATGAGTTCTTCTGATGCTTCCGCAGCAGCTTCAACCATGTTAGTACGCCATTCCTGAGCTAGCTCAAGTAATTCAGCAGGGATTTCGCCATATTCGAACTTCATACCTTGAGATGCTTCATCCCAGATAATCGCTTTCATTTCGATTAGGTCAACAACACCCTGGAAGTTTTCTTCTGCACCAATTGGAACAACGATTGGCACCGGATTACCGCCAAGACGTGTTTTAACTTGTTCAACTGCACGGAAGAAGTTCGCGCCAGTACGGTCCATTTTGTTAACGAACGCAATACGTGGAACTTTATATTTATTTGCTTGACGCCATACAGTTTCTGACTGCGGCTGAACACCACCTACAGCACAGTAAACCATGCACGCACCGTCAAGAACACGCATAGAACGCTCAACTTCGATCGTGAAGTCAACGTGTCCCGGGGTGTCAATTACGTTAATACGGTGTTGTTCGAACTGGTTACCCATACCTTTCCAGAAGCATGTTACAGCTGCTGAGGTAATGGTAATACCGCGTTCTTGCTCTTGTTCCATCCAGTCCGTAGTTGCCGAACCTTCGTGAGTTTCACCAAGTTTATGGCTCTCACCTGTGTAGAACAAAATACGTTCAGAAGTGGTTGTCTTACCTGCGTCGATGTGCGCAGAAATACCAATGTTACGGTAACGAGAAATTGGGGTTTGACGTGCCATGATTTCTAGCATTCCTAAATTTTGTTGTTTAAAACAGGACGCTTTAAGCTGCATAGCAACTTAAAGCGCTTTGGTGACAAAACCATGACGGTCTTATCACCCTCCTGAATAGGGCCTGTTTTATCTGCTTAGAAACGGTAGTGAGAGAATGCTTTGTTGGCTTCAGCCATACGGTGCACATCTTCACGTTTCTTAACCGCAGCGCCTTTGCCTTCAGATGCATCAAGCAACTCGCCAGCAAGACGTAAAGCCATAGTTTTTTCAGAACGCTTAGCAGCAGCATCTACTAACCAACGCATCGCTAGAGCAGTACGACGGGATGGGCGTACTTCCATAGGAACTTGGTATGTAGCACCACCAACACGGCGTGCTTTTACTTCGACCATAGGACGAACTTTTTCAAGAGTAGTCTCGAAAAATTCAACTGGGTCTACTTTAGATTTTTCTTGAACGCGGTCTAAAGCACCGTAAACGATACTTTCAGCAATAGATTTTTTACCATCTTGCATTACGTGGTTCATGAATTTAGCGATTGTTTGGCTGCTGAACTTAGGATCCGGAAGGATTTCACGAGCAGCGACTACGCGACGTCTTGGCATTTTAAACTACCTATAAAGATGACACTTCAGGTTTATCCAGCATGAGTACAAAGTGTCATGTACTACTCGCTGG
The nucleotide sequence above comes from Acinetobacter lwoffii. Encoded proteins:
- the fusA gene encoding elongation factor G; amino-acid sequence: MARQTPISRYRNIGISAHIDAGKTTTSERILFYTGESHKLGETHEGSATTDWMEQEQERGITITSAAVTCFWKGMGNQFEQHRINVIDTPGHVDFTIEVERSMRVLDGACMVYCAVGGVQPQSETVWRQANKYKVPRIAFVNKMDRTGANFFRAVEQVKTRLGGNPVPIVVPIGAEENFQGVVDLIEMKAIIWDEASQGMKFEYGEIPAELLELAQEWRTNMVEAAAEASEELMDKYLEGEELTKEEIVGGIRKRTLANEIQPMLCGSAFKNKGVQRMLDAVIEFLPAPTDVEAIKGILDDKAESEGSREASDEAPFAALAFKIMNDKFVGNLTFVRVYSGVLKAGSPCYNPVKMKRERVGRIVQMHANDRHDIEEIRAGDIAACVGLKDTTTGDTLCDENHVITLERMEFPEPVIALAVEPKTKADQEKMSVALGRLAKEDPSFRVRTDEESGQTIIAGMGELHLDIIVDRMKREFGVEANIGKPMVSYRETIKKSVEQEGKFVRQTGGKGKFGHVYVRLEPMDPESEKDYEFVEEVVGGVVPKEFFGAVDKGIQERMKNGVLAGYPVVGIKATLFDGSYHDVDSDELSFKMAGSYAFRDGFMKADPILLEPIMKVEVETPEDYMGDIMGDLNRRRGMVQGMDDLPGGTKAIRAEVPLAEMFGYATHMRSMSQGRATYSMEFAKYAETPRNVAEGIISKFQSGGKKGDDE
- a CDS encoding DNA translocase FtsK — its product is MTAVSSAYAQRLVMTLFLVSFGIYLFLATVTYTPFDPGWMHISSDTQTVSNASGVAGAWIADLLFGFLGWASLLIPVYLFMEAIQVWWPRSFLNRPFRYAAQFFLLLTTSALLFLFWQVPADTLDNSSGGIIGYELGQSLEQLLTVYGAAFFLLVLWVVLFTLAFGVKWNKTWSSLKATPAYLQDLFYRNVPEGMSDFDRTAPVAKKEPVISAKKVAVAVTPAPEHQLVEIDPVVRDQVAERLFDDFADKESQQPQFYEDIPEAEQQAPEPVETFKQVQQVPQQPDRVVATGEVWRALHSNEDQRHKQDIDALLKAAEEEQLNSPVSHITAPQPVSAQTHAHTRTASAPHTGLDWDDDEIFDELLAAVPQGKTATDVHSPFNTAPPEKTSRIVEDMTNVAPVMASMTTAHVVKNSALQADLDDLGDLLIEEEPSQPVRSSSYAQSSAFVQAPIQHQGIEQPASPPSATHAAVREALSKEEFVEAWQETAGKPHDEDEFDFDAPLTDASGRPMSRAMQVAERRKDLSPLPGLDLLDEVDPNKKVNFTEEQLARLSELLEIKLQEFNVKAKVVEAQPGPVVTRFELDLAPGVKASKVTNISRDLARSMSMASVRVVEVIPGKPYIGIEVPNSTREMVRLIELLTIPAFTDPNSILSMAMGKDISGNPVIADLGKAPHMLVAGTTGSGKSVAVNSMILSMLLKYTPDELRLILIDPKQLELANYNDIPHLLTPVVTDMKDAVSALNWCVNEMERRYKLMSFLKIRKLSDYNRKVEEAIANGEDLIDPTWKASDSVVGERAPRLTPLPSIVIVADEFADMIMQVGKKAEEMITRLAQKSRAAGIHLLLATQRPSVDVITGLIKANIPTRVALRVNSKIDSRTILDAGGAEDLLGHGDMLFLGPGKIEPERVHGAFIADDEVNRICDAWRERGSPNYVEEILTPFDEEPSSRGFEDGGDGGSDRDALYDQCVAFVLETRKASTSSLQRKFSLGYNRAARIIDQMEENGIVSGMGANGKREILV
- the trxB gene encoding thioredoxin-disulfide reductase, which encodes MSARHSRLIILGSGPAGYSAAVYAARANLKPTLIAGLQLGGQLTTTTDVDNWPGDPEGLTGPALMERMQAHAERFGTEIVYDHINEVDLSQRPFVLKGDMEEFTCDALIICTGATAQYLGLESEAAYMGQGVSACATCDGFFYKNQKVMVVGGGNTAVEEALYLSNIASHVTLVHRRDSLRSEKILQDHLFTKEKEGKISIIWNHQVDEVLGDAQSGVTSVRIKSTQDDSTQNIDVTGMFVAIGHKPNSTMFEGQLELRDGYIQVQSGTAGNATQTSVPGVFAAGDIADSIYRQAITSAGSGCMAALDAEKYLDAMGKLD
- the aat gene encoding leucyl/phenylalanyl-tRNA--protein transferase gives rise to the protein MSLLPPSEFIFPNPVEVDPEGEGLICIGADLSPSTLYEAYTHGLFPWFSESDPICWWSPEPRCIIRPEDYHPSKSLLRNMKKQDYKITVNHAFERVIRSCSLPRAYADDTWISEDIIAGYCDMFDAGYSYSIEVWDEDRVVGGLYGVTIGQGCFGESMFSTQTDVSKMAFYTLMLIGQENKLPWIDCQLVNDHLLSLGACTLSRQAYLNSLQDIVKKPAIDWKKYQEGVFSSKTIAQNARLSE
- a CDS encoding metal-dependent hydrolase codes for the protein MNAKVNITNRAGASFPVRRMNFDFDAVPEYWMNGSAGLTHFMTALSALFPAGEKFFIDSVRAVRNHPAIANNEALQKEISAFIGQEAMHTHEHIGFNTSAQKHGHDVETLDRYTDKVIQTTRKVMAKLGKPVGITQEMVDLTATTALEHFTATIASQLLTNSHIQELMTDETMKTMWLWHAIEENEHKAVAYDVFEGVFGKGLKAYALRTSSLVIAMATLFVVQSYFLARLLKQDQQFNLESLKAIYTYAYSPSKGVITGMAKEMLMYFKPGFHPNDHYTDQLLATWKAKLGL
- the tuf gene encoding elongation factor Tu — encoded protein: MAKAKFERNKPHVNVGTIGHVDHGKTTLTAAIATVCAKKFGGEAKDYAAIDSAPEEKARGITINTSHVEYDSPTRHYAHVDCPGHADYVKNMITGAAQMDGAILVCAATDGPMPQTREHILLSRQVGVPYIVVFLNKCDLVDDEELLELVEMEVRELLSTYDFPGDDTPVIRGSALLALNGDDSQYGEPAVVALVEALDSYIPEPERAIDLPFLMPIEDVFSISGRGTVVTGRVETGIVKVGESVEIVGIRDTQTTTVTGVEMFRKLLDEGRAGENCGVLLRGTKREDVQRGQVLTKPGAIKPHTKFDAEVYVLSKEEGGRHTPFLNGYRPQFYFRTTDVTGAIALKEGVEMVMPGDNVEMSVELIHPIAMDPGLRFAIREGGRTVGAGVVAKVTA
- the rimI gene encoding ribosomal protein S18-alanine N-acetyltransferase — protein: MIRLMQAADVEVVAKIEKSVQSHPWTFKQFEDAVTAYQSTVIEVQGQVAGFCILQPVLDEANLLLMAIDPAQQGQGLGYQLLEASVTMLKNNPVQIFLEVRESNQAAIKLYEKSGFHQIDLRKNYYPNANGSREHAIIMVKACTDDFASLFK
- a CDS encoding arginyltransferase, which encodes MNSYQPKALLNDLQYYITPPHDCSYLPNKSARMVFLDPAHRIDVVTLSELSRTGFRRSGDFVYRPECHLCRQCLSSRVPVAEFRMNSSQKKAWKRNQDLVIKITSPEHAGDLHYALYERYINERHADGDMFPPTRDQFEKFLLQSCTDSFFLELWQGERLISVSTCDLLDDGISAVYTFFDPDENRRSLGAFAILKQIEHAQKLGLQFIYLGYWVPHSNKMNYKSQYLPLELLIDGQWRRLNHALSATEIQHLGNSLMTTLPSGWNHQIIK
- the rpsG gene encoding 30S ribosomal protein S7; protein product: MPRRRVVAAREILPDPKFSSQTIAKFMNHVMQDGKKSIAESIVYGALDRVQEKSKVDPVEFFETTLEKVRPMVEVKARRVGGATYQVPMEVRPSRRTALAMRWLVDAAAKRSEKTMALRLAGELLDASEGKGAAVKKREDVHRMAEANKAFSHYRF